The window ATGCTTGAAGACTTCTCTTTAATTCATGTAATAGTGGGGCTTTGTGCTTCAAGTTTTTTTAAGGTGTAGTTACAGTTTTAAATGGTGTTTTTGGACAGAGTGAGGAAGAATGAAGGTGAGATCATCTGTGAAGAAGTTGTGTGAGTTCTGTAAGACGGTGAAACGTCGTCGACGTGTCTATGTTATATGTTCATCCAATCCTAAGCACAAGCAAAGGCAGGGATTCTCCTCCATTGCTCATGATGGAATCATTCCTCCTCCTTTGTAAGTGATTTTTGTGTGCTTTAATTGTTTGATGATTAAATACATTAGATGGGTGCTTCTTGTTTGTGCAAAGGTACCAAAGTCTATGATTTTGTTTGACCATTGTAAATCATATGCTGTCTGACATTAGTAACTGAGAATGGCTAACTTTGATatgttagtttctttttttttttaataaactgtGGAAC of the Brassica rapa cultivar Chiifu-401-42 chromosome A03, CAAS_Brap_v3.01, whole genome shotgun sequence genome contains:
- the LOC103856431 gene encoding uncharacterized protein LOC103856431 isoform X2, which encodes MKVRSSVKKLCEFCKTVKRRRRVYVICSSNPKHKQRQGFSSIAHDGIIPPPLFSEPVANQEVVRMPGQGVSVGLASLLHKRPEPAAVFGWRGGIASILFKQGN